The region ATCCGATTGCGCGCACGGCGCGCCGCCCCACCCCAACCCCGACCATCCAACGACGTTTTGACGAACATAAGCTCACTCCCATCCAGCCAGGCTTTAACCGGGCGATGTAAAGACGTGACCGTCCCTCGCAGTCGACGAAGCGACGTGGCGATGGCGATCGAAAGAATAGAGAGAGCGTGCTGCCGACCGACCGGCGAGAACCGGTCAAAAGAGAAGCGCGCTAACCCGAACAGAGCGAGTTAGCGGCGAAGGAAGACCCTGCTGCTAACCCGCGGATACTGCGCCGGCGTAGACCGGCATCGGACTTCCACTACTAGAGCATGTGTCCACGAGGGACTCCATTTGACGAGACGGGGCGGATTGTATTCGGCACATCTGGAAAATCGCAAGTAAAAACCGCATCAAAACGACGTAAAGGAAATCGCACTCCGAATCCTCGTGGGAACACGCATCGAAGCAGACGGCCTAGCCATCGAATACCCAGCGCAAGACGACCGCATGCTCCTTCATCCGCCTTTCCTTCCTGTCGGCCTTGAAAGACTTCATGGCCTTTTAGCAACGCCCGGCGAGCCGTTTGCGGGCCAGGGAATAAATATTTGCTTCGCTTAACGAAGTATGTTGACTTCCTCGTAACGCAGTGCATAAAATTCGCCCGTCTTCACAAACGGGGCCAATGCCTTGGACTCAAGCAGTAGTCGATCTTCGAACAGTTTCACTGCCTGAACGGCACGACGTCCGCGCTCCCTTTTCTCAGCCGCCGTCTTGCCAGCAGGCAGACGGTGCGCGCCGTAGTCTCTCTCTCCGTGCACCTTAACTAGCGCCAGTCGGGCGCGGTGTGCTTTCGTCTTTTCGTCTTTCGCACATCCGCAGACCGTCTGGCATCGCGTCGCGAGCCTTAGGCTCGCGGCTGCGCCGGCTCGCGCCGCGCCGTGTCGTGTCGTTCGATTCGTCGAATCCGTCCGGCTTGCGGTGCGTCCCGGCGCGTGGCTAAACACGTGCGTAGCAAGCGTCGAGGCATGAACGATTTCGCCTCACGCCAGCCCCACGCGCTTCGCACCGCTAATAAGGAGCCGCCATGCCGGACAGTGACAGTTATCCCATATGCCCATCACTCGCCATTCGAGTTTTTTATTGCCTGAGGAAAGCAGGTAGACGTACGCCGCCGCGCGCCTAGCCGGCCGCTCCGTGTCCGCCCGCTTTCCGCGCAACGCGTAAAGCTTTACGCACGGAGAAACACCATGTACATCGCCATCCTCGTTCCGACGCTGCAACAGACCCACATCCACAGCGACGCGGCACTCGCGCTGCACAGCATCAAGCCGCACTGGCTGGCCGTGTGCTGGCACCGCGTCAAGGCGCTGGCCGCCTGCACCGGCGCGTAAGCGGTTTCGTCTTTTTTTTCGTCGGCAGCACGCCTTCGCGATTCGCTCGCGCACCAGTCGCGCCGGTCATCTGCGCGGCCGGTACGCGGCGAACCCTGAAGGCGCGTCGCTCTTCTCCATCGACATATCGATCAACCACACAGATCAACAGGCGGCAAACATGTCCACTCCCATCAACGTTTCACCACCACGCAGCGCGGTTCTCGACGACGCGCACATCGGCGACATCAAGGGCGCGCTGGGCACGATCGCCCATCACGACATCGCACCGCGCAACAGCTGGTGGGCGCGCTTCCGTACGCTGCTCGCGATTCTCGGCCCCGGCCTGATCGTGATGGTCGGCGATAACGACGCCGGCGCTTTCGGCACCTACACGCAGGCCGGCCAGAACTACGGCACGACTTTGCTGTGGACGATGCTGCTGCTCGTACCCGTGCTGTTCGTCAATCAGGAAATGGTGCTGCGCCTGGGCGCCGTGACCGGCGTCGGCCATGCGCGTCTGATCTTCGAGCGCTTCGGCAAGTTCTGGGGTGCGTTCAGCGTCGTCGATCTGTTCATCCTGAATGCGCTGACCATCGTCACCGAGTTCATCGGCATTACCTTCGTGCTGAATTTCTTCGGCATCTCGAAGGTGATGGGCGTGTGCATCGCGGCGGCCGTGACCATGGCCGCGGTCAGTACCGGCAACTTCCGGCGCTTCGAGCGTTTCGCGGTGGTGCTGTGTCTGCTGAGCCTGCTGCTGGTGCCGGTGCTGGTGTCGATTCATCCGCCCGTCAGCCAGATGGCGCACGACTTATTCATTCCGAACTGGCCTGCCCACTCGAAGCTGAGCGACGTGATGCTGCTCGTGATCGGCATCGTCGGCACGACGGTTGCGCCGTGGCAGTTGTTCTTCCAGCAAAGCTATATCGTCGACAAGCGCATCACGCCGCGCTTCATGAAGTACGAGAAAGCGGACCTGTGGATCGGCATCGTCTTCGTGATGATCGGCGCGGTCGCGATGATCTCGTTCTGCGCCGCGCTGTACGCAGGCAAGCCGGAGTTCGGCAATTTCACCGATGCCGGCGGCGTGCTCAACGATCTGCAAAAGTACGCGGGCCGCACGCCGGCCGTGCTGTTCGCGGTGGCGCTGCTGGACGCGTGCATCATCGGCGCGGCAGCGGTGTCGCTGTCGACCGCGTATGCGATCGGCGACGTGTTCAAGATCCGTCACTCGCTGCATCGCGGCGTGTCGGACGCGAAGGGTTTCTACCTCGTGTACTTCGGCATCGTCGCGGCGGCCGCGGCGCTGGTGCTGATTCCCGGCAGCCCGCTCGGTCTGCTGACGGAAGCGGTGCAAACGCTCGCGGGCGTGCTGCTGCCGAGCGCGACCGTGTTCCTGCTGCTGTTGTGCAACGACCGCGCGGTGCTCGGTCCGTGGGTCAATTCGAAGAAACTCAATCTCTTCACCGGCGCGGTGGTGTGGGTACTCGTCATGCTCTCCATCATTCTGACGGCATCGGTCATGTACCCGGACATCACCGGCGAAACGATCATGGAAGTGCTCGCGGGCGGCACGCTGATGGCGGTAGCCGGCTACGCGGCGACGCTGGTGGTGCGCAAGCGCCGCGTCGCGATCGCCGCGGCCAACGGCATGGGTTACGACGCCACGCCGGTCTACTCGAAGGGCGCGCGCGACACGTGGCGCATGCCGCCGCTGGAGGAGCTGCCGGCGCCGCAATTGACGCTGTCCAAGCGCGTGTGGATGGGCGTGCTGCGCGGCTATCTGATCGTCGCGGTCGCGCTGGTGATCGTGAAGGTCGTGCAGATGACTCTGCTGCACTGAACGGGTGAAACGGCCGTCGCCGCGAGAAAGCCGCAATACGGCAGCACTCGCGGCGACGAAGCCTATCTATCTGACGATCACGACGCGGCGGTCGAGATTGTCGGTTCGCAGAGAATCGGGAAATTGACCGAGTTCGCGACGTAGCATTTCTCGTGCGCCTGGTGATGCAGATGCGCGGCCAGTTCGGCGTCGCCGC is a window of Paraburkholderia sp. D15 DNA encoding:
- a CDS encoding NRAMP family divalent metal transporter; protein product: MSTPINVSPPRSAVLDDAHIGDIKGALGTIAHHDIAPRNSWWARFRTLLAILGPGLIVMVGDNDAGAFGTYTQAGQNYGTTLLWTMLLLVPVLFVNQEMVLRLGAVTGVGHARLIFERFGKFWGAFSVVDLFILNALTIVTEFIGITFVLNFFGISKVMGVCIAAAVTMAAVSTGNFRRFERFAVVLCLLSLLLVPVLVSIHPPVSQMAHDLFIPNWPAHSKLSDVMLLVIGIVGTTVAPWQLFFQQSYIVDKRITPRFMKYEKADLWIGIVFVMIGAVAMISFCAALYAGKPEFGNFTDAGGVLNDLQKYAGRTPAVLFAVALLDACIIGAAAVSLSTAYAIGDVFKIRHSLHRGVSDAKGFYLVYFGIVAAAAALVLIPGSPLGLLTEAVQTLAGVLLPSATVFLLLLCNDRAVLGPWVNSKKLNLFTGAVVWVLVMLSIILTASVMYPDITGETIMEVLAGGTLMAVAGYAATLVVRKRRVAIAAANGMGYDATPVYSKGARDTWRMPPLEELPAPQLTLSKRVWMGVLRGYLIVAVALVIVKVVQMTLLH